CGACCAGCACGATCGCCGCGTCGGCCCGCCCGAGGACGGCCATCAGGTCCTCGACCGGCTCGCCCGAGCCGACCTGCGGGAGCGGGGAGCTCATGTGCTTCTCCAGCGGGTCGTTCAGCGACGCGCGCTGCGCGAACAGCGCCTCCAACAGCTCCCGCTCGACGACCGAGCCGACGATCTCGGCGGCCATCACGTCCGGGTGGCCGGCGCCCGGCTTCACGATCGGCATCTGCGACACGCCGTACTCGCGCAGCACCTCGATCGCCTCCCCGACCGTCTCCTCCGGGTGCATGTGCACCAGCTTCGGGATGTCGCCCTCCTTGTGGCGCAGCACGTCGCCGACGCGCGCCGACGGGCCGGCGTCCTCGAGGAAGCCGTAGTCGGCCATCCACTCGTCGTTGAAGATCTTCGAGAGGTAGCCGCGGCCGCTGTCCGGCAGCAGGACGACGACGACGTCGTCCGGGCCGAGGCCCTCGGCGACGCGCAGCGCCGCGACGACCGCCATGCCGCAGGAACCGCCGACGAGGAGGCCCTCCTCCTTGGCGAGGCGGCGGGTCATCTGGAACGAGTCCTTGTCGGAGACGGCGACGATCTCGTCCGTGACCGTGCTGTCGTAGGCGGACGGCCAGAAGTCCTCACCGACGCCCTCGACCAGGTACGGCCGGCCGGAGCCGCCCGAGTAGACCGAGCCCTCCGGGTCGGCGCCGACGACCTTCACGCGGCCGCCGCTGGCCTCCTTCAGGTAGCGGCCGGTGCCGGAGATGGTGCCTCCGGTGCCGACGCCCGTGACGAAGTGCGTGATCCTGCCCTCGGTCTGCTCCCACAGCTCGGGGCCGGTCGTCTCGTAGTGCGAACGGGGGTTGTTCGGGTTCGAGTACTGGTCCGGCTTCCAGGCGCCCGGCGTCTCGCGGACGAGGCGGTCGGAGACGTTGTAGTAGGAGTCGGGGTGCTCCGGGTCGACCGCCGTGGGGCAGACGACGACCTCGGCGCCGTACGCCCGCAGGACGTTGATCTTGTCCGTGGACACCTTGTCGGGGCAGACGAAGATGCACTTGTAGCCCTTCTGCTGGGCCACGATCGCCAGGCCGACGCCGGTGTTGCCGGACGTCGGCTCGACGATGGTGCCGCCGGGCTTGAGGTCGCCGCTCTTCTCGGCCGCCTCGATCATGCGCAGGGCGATGCGGTCCTTGACCGAACCGCCCGGGTTGAAGTACTCGACCTTGGCCAGGACCGTGGCCTGGAGGCCCGCGGTGACGCTGTTGAGCTTCACCAGCGGGGTGTTGCCGACGAGGCTGATCATCGAGTCGTGGATTTGCACCGTAAGTCTCCGGGGTCTCCGTAATGGTCCAGCCAGCGTAAGCCGAGTGGATGCGTAGGCGGGCATGGTTCCGGGGCAGTTAGCTCACAGACGGCACGGAGGAGGTGGGCGCCCCTATGTCGAGGGCGAGCGTGGCACGGCGGATCGCGGCGGGCGCGGCGTACGGCGGCGGCGGCATCGGCCTGCTCGGGGCCGCCGCGATGGGGGTGCTCGTCGCCGAGGTGCAGCTGGCGAAGCGCTCGGTCGGCGGCGGGTTCGCGCCGCTGCCCCCGACGGCGGACGGGCTGTACGGTCGGGCCTTCGACGGGGTGCCGCTGCGGTTCGCGCTGCTGGGCGACTCCACGGCCGCCGGTCAGGGCGTGCGGCGGGCCGGGCAGACGCCGGGCGCCCTGCTCGCCTCCGGTCTGGCGCAGGTCGCCGAGCGGCCCGTGGAGCTGCGCAACGTCGCCCTGCCGGGCGCGCGCTCCGACGACCTGGAGCGGCAGACCACCCTGCTGCTGTCACGGCCGGAGTGGGTGCCCGACGCCTGCGTGATCATGATCGGGGCGAACGACGTCACCCACCGGCTGCCGCCCACGCAGTCGGTGCGCTACCTGTCGGAGGCGGTGCGGCGGCTGCGCGGCGCGGGCACGGAGATCGTGGTCGGCACCTGCCCGGACCTGGGCACCATCGAGCCCGTGTACCAGCCGCTGCGGTGGCTGGCGCGGCGGCTGTCGCGGCAGCTGGCGGCGGCGCAGACGATCGTCGTGGTGGAGCACGGGGGCCGGACGGTGTCGCTGGGCGACCTGCTGGGGCCGGAGTTCGCGGCGAACCCGCGGGAGATGTTCGGCGCGGACAACTACCACCCGTCGGCGGAGGGGTACGCCACGGCGGCCATGGCGGTGCTGCCGACGGTCTGCGCCGTGCTGGGCGTGTGGCCGGAGCCGGAGCGGCTGGAGGCGGACCGGCGCGAGGGGCTGCTGCCGGTGGCGCAGGCGGCCGCCGAGGCGGCGCAGGAGGCCGGTACGGAGGTCACGGGCGCCCGCGCCCCGTGGGCCCTGCTGAAGCACCGCAGGCGCCGCCGGCTGACCGAGTCGGCCGCGCCCGCCCGGCCCGCGCACCCCGACCCGCACGACGGCCCCGACCCGCACGACGGGAGCGACCCGCACGGCGGCCCCGGCCACCGCGGCGGGAGCGGCGACCGTTCCGGCCGCGGCGACCCCGGCGGCACGGGGCGTGCCGGGCCGGCGGTGGGCGGTGGGCGGGCGCCCCGGCCGCCGGCGGCCGGGACCGGCACGGAGACCGGGGCGGAGCCCCGGGCGGAGACCGGCACCTGGACCGATACGGGCCCCGCCACGGACCGCGACTGAGCGGGCGCTTAGAAATGCGGTGGGTGTCACACCCCGCGAGCGGTGACCCCGGCTCTACGTAGGGGTAACTTCCCTCTCAGTCGCCCACACGTCACCTGGAGCCGTGATGCCCGAAGCCGTGATCGTCTCTGCCGCCCGCTCCCCGATCGGCCGGGCCTTCAAAGGCTCGCTGAAGGACCTGCGGCCCGACGACCTGACCGCCACGATCATCCAGGCCGCCCTCGCCAAGGTCCCCGAGCTCGACCCGCGCGACATCGACGACCTCATGCTCGGCTGCGGCCTGCCCGGCGGCGAGCAGGGGTACAACCTCGGCCGCATCGTCGCCGTGCGGATGGGCATGGACCACCTGCCCGGCTGCACGCTCACCCGCTACTGCGCCTCGTCCCTCCAGACCACGCGCATGGCCCTGCACGCCATCAAGGCGGGCGAGGGCGACGTCTTCATCTCCGCGGGCGTCGAGACGGTCTCCCGGTACGTGAAGGGCAACTCCGACAGCCTGCCGGACACGCACAACCCGGTCTTCGACGAGGCCCAGGCCCGTACCGCGTCCCGCGCCGAGCACGGCGGCGACGAGTGGCACGACCCGCGCGAGGACGGCCTCGTGCCGGACGCGTACATCGCGATGGGGCAGACCGCCGAGAACCTCGCGCTCCTCAAGGGCGTCTCGCGCCAGGAGATGGACGAGTTCGGCGTGCGGTCGCAGAACCTCGCCGAGCAGGCCATCAAGAACGGCTTCTGGGAGCGCGAGATCACCCCGGTCACGCTCCCGGACGGCACCGTGGTGAGCACGGACGACGGCCCGCGCGCCGGCGTGACCCTGGAGGGCGTGCAGGGCCTGAAGCCGGTCTTCCGCCCCGACGGCCGCGTCACCGCCGCGAACTGCTGCCCGCTCAACGACGGCGCCGCCGCGCTCGTGGTCATGTCCGACACGAAGGCGCGGGAGCTGGGCCTGACCCCGCTCGCCCGCGTCGTCTCCACCGGTGTCTCCGGCCTCTCCCCCGAGATCATGGGATACGGCCCGGTCGAGGCCAGCCGGCGGGCGCTGAAGCACGCCGGGCTCACCATCGACGACATCGACCTGGTGGAGATCAACGAGGCGTTCGCCGCCCAGGTGATCCCCTCCTACCGCGACCTCGGCATCCCGCTGGAGAAGCTGAACGTCAACGGCGGCGCCATCGCCGTCGGCCACCCCTTCGGCATGACCGGCGCCCGCATCACCGGCACGCTCATCAACAGCCTGCAGTTCCACGACAAGCAGTTCGGCCTCGAGACCATGTGCGTCGGCGGCGGCCAGGGCATGGCGATGGTGATCGAGCGCCTCTCCTGACCCGGCCCCCCTTCCAGGCCCGGAGCCTTCCCAACCGCTCCGCGTCCCGGCCGTGACCGAATCTCCCCCAGGATGTGACCTATCTCCCGGGGGAGATTCGTTTATGCAGGTCACGGTTGTGGGAGCGGGAAACATCAGCCTGAGAAACCTGTCCATTTCGTGACGTAATGCACTGACACCGGGCCCACGGGCAGGACAAGCTGATGTAGGAAGTGCGGGGGATCGATTGAAACCGGGAGTAAGTCAGTGAGCGCCATGTCTCTCGCCCTGCTGCTGACCACGGCCACCGCCACGGCCGTGGGCGCCGCCGCGCTGTGTGCCGCCCACGGGCTGCGCCGGCAGATCACCGCCCTGCGCACCGACCTGGCCGCCGCCCGCACCGCGGCGGGAGCGGCGCCCACGGTGCCGCACGCCCGCTCCGCCGAGGCCACCATGGCGGAGGAGATACGCACGGCGGTCGCCGAGGCCCTGGCCGAGGAGCGCGAGCGCGAGCTGGCCGAGGCGCGCGCCTTCTGGGCCGCCCAGGAGGCCAGGGACGCCACCGACTCCCCCGCCTCCCTGCTGGGCGGCGCGGGCCCGCTGGGCGCCGCGGGCGACGACGGCCCGTACTTCGTCCCCCGCCAGGCCGACTTCGCGGGCCTGGACGCACTGGACCTGGACTCCGCCGAGTACGCCGACGCCCCCGACTTCGCCGACGCCGACCCCGCCGAGCTGCCGGACCTCCTCGGCGAACTGCCCGGGTTCGCCGCCGCCGGCGAGTGCCCCGAGTACGCGGAGGACTCCCCGGAGCTGGCCGCGGCCCGCCGCCGCCACCCCTCGCACCCGGACTTCGTGCCGGTGCAGACGCCGGTCGTCACCGACCACGAGCGGACCGTGGCGCGGCTGGAGGAGCTGGCCGCCGCCCGTACCGCGCTCACCGACGTACGGCCCGGCCCGCTCGGCACGCTCGACGTGTACGTCTTCGCCGACGGCACCACGCTCTGCATGACGCCCGGCCACCGGGAGACCGCCGAGCGGCTCGCCGCGGCCCTGCGCGGCGGCGCCGCGCCCTTCCTGCTGGGCGGCTCGGGCATCTCCGGCGCGTACGCGCTGACCTTCTCCTGCGGCGACGCCGACGGTGAGGGCGGCGGCGACAACGTCTACATCCTCGCCGACCGCGTCATCGCCTCCCTGTAGCCCGAGAGGCCCCGGCCCGCGGGGCCCCCCGGCACCCGCGGACCCCTGCCGCCCACGAGCCCGCCCCGCGCGGCGACCGGCCCTCACACGGCGAGCCGGGCCGCCGCGTCGCGCACCAGCGCCACGGCGTCGTCCCACTCGGCCCGGAGGACCTCCCGGCGGGCGGCGTCGTCCCGGGCGGCCGCCACGGCGGCCCGCCACGCCTCGACGAAGTCCGCGCCCGCGACGGCGAGCTGGTCGCCGACCGCGAAGACGCCCGCGTCGGGCATGCGCCGCGGTTCGCCGGGGGCGGCCTCCAGCCGGTGCGCCCGCACCGCCAACTCCCCGGCCAGCGCCAGCCCGCCGGCCGCCGCGCCCTGCCGGAGCCTGCTCTGTGGGGCGGAGCGCAGCCGGTCGCAGAGCCGGCCCACGGCCTCGGTCAGTTCCGTCGTATCGTGCACGCCGCGACCCTATGCGCCGCGGCGGCACTGTTGCCAACGGGCGAACACTCGGGCACGGTGACGTGAAGGAGCACTCGCGCACAGCGTCCGGAGGCGCCGATGTCCCACGTCTTCTCCGCAGAGACCCACCGAAACCTGCTCTCCCGCATCCCCCACTGCACCGGCCGTGAAGTGGCCGACTGGCTGCGCACCGTCGAGGAAGGCCCCTCCCTCGTGCGTTTCGAGGAGAAGGTGAGCTGGCTCCGGAGCGAACACGACCTCGCCTACGGCCACGCCAAGGCGATCATCCACGAGTACGACCTGAGGCGCGCGGCCCGCAAACTGGTCTGACGGGCCCGCCCGGCCCCGCGCCCCGACGGGCGCCGGTGGCCGACGGCCCGACGGACCGGGAAAGCGGGGAGGGCCCGCCCGGACCGAGTCCGGGCGGGCCCTCCTTCGCGTGCCGCGTGGCACGCGCCGCGTCGTGCGCGACCGACTCCCGGTCAGTCGTCGCCGGAGAAGATCGACACCAGGCGCAGGAACTCCAGGTAGATCCACACCAGGGTCATGGTGAGGCCGAAGGCCGCCAGCCACGACTCCTCGCGCGGGGCGCCGTAGGCGACGCCGTCCTCGACCTGCTTGAAGTCCAGGGCCAGGAAGCACGCGCCGAGGACGATGCCGATGATGCCGAAGACGATGCCGAGGCCGCCGCTGCGGAAGCCCAGGCCGTCACCGCCGCCGAAGACGGCGAACAGGGCGTTCACCGCCATCAGCAGGACGAAGCCGATCGCGGCCGCCATCACGAAGCCGTAGAAGCGGCGGTTGACGCGGATCCAGCGCTTCTTGTAGGCGATCAGCACGCCGGCGAAGACCGACATCGTGCCGAGCACCGCCTGCGGGACGGCGCCCGCCGCGACGTACGTGGTGACGGCGCTGGAGATGACGCCCAGGAACACGCCCTCGAAGGCCGCGTACCCCAGGATCAGCGCCGGCGACGCCTTGCGCTTGAACGCCTGCACCATCGCGAGGACGAAGGCCACCAGGGCCGCGCCGATGCCGATGCCGTACGACTTGTTCAGGTTCGCCGGGTCGACCGGCAGCAGGAACCAGGCGAGTGCGGCGGTGACGAAGACCGTGCCGAGCGTGATGGCGGTGCGCGACACCACGTCGTCGATGGTCATGACGCCGGAGCGGGCCGGGGCCTGCTGCGGCATGCCCGCCTGCACACCGGGCTGGGCGTACGGGTCGGTCGCGTACGGGTTCGTCGCGTACGGGTTCGTTCCGGCGGCGGGGCCCCCGGCCTGCTGCTGCGCGTTGAAGCCCGCGTAGCCGTTGTCGCGGCTGAACCCCCGTCGCGAGAAGACCGGGTTGCTGCTCCTCATCTCACTCCTCCATGGCCGCCGTGCGCGGCCTTGACACAAGAGTAATGGGGGAGCAAAGGAAACACCCTAGTGCTCGGGGAGGATCTTTGCGCCGCCGGGTATCGATCACGCATCGCCACGTGTCGGGCCGGGGCCTCTCCCGAGGGGGTGAGTGCCCGGAGCCGGACTCGAACCGGCACGGCCCGAAGGCCAGCGAGGTTTAAGCTCGCCGTGTCTGCGTTCCACCATCCGGGCAAGTGCGCGGCTCCGCGTCAGCACAGGAGCCTATCCGGGGCACGTCCCCCGAACAGCCGACGAGTGGCCCGATGTTGTCTTATTTTATTGAGGTCTGAGGGAGCGTCAGCACACCCGCGCGGCGCTGCGCCAGCACGGGCGCCGGGTTCGCACCCGCATATGCCCCTCCCACGGAATGACGGAAAGTCGCCGTCCGTCCACACGGCGTCCCCACCCACCGGGGCGCCCGCGGCCCTCTCGGGGATGCCGTCATACCTCAGGAGGAGGGGCGGGCCCCGCCGTCAGACTCCAGACGGCCCCGGGAACGGGCACCCGGAGGGACGCCCCGCGGGGGTGCCGGCGCCGACGATGGAACGGTCCCCGACGAACACCATGCGTGACAGGAGCCCTCCACGTGATCCCCTCCCCGACGACCGCACACCGCGCCACCACCGCGGTGGCCGCCCGCGCCACGGATCTGTCCAAGGTCTACGGACAGGGCGAGACCCGCGTGGTCGCCCTCGACCGGGTCACCGTGGAGTTCCCGCAGGGCGAGTACACGGCGATCATGGGACCGTCCGGCTCCGGCAAGTCGACGCTGATGCACTGCGTGGCCGGCCTCGACAGCTTCACCAGCGGCTCCGCCCGCATCGGCGAGACCGAGCTGGGCTCGTTGAAGGACAAGCAGCTCACGCAGTTGCGCCGGGACAAGATCGGCTTCATCTTCCAGGCGTTCAACCTGCTCCCCACGCTCACCGCGCTGGAGAACATCACCCTCCCGATGGACATCGCGGGCCGCAAGCCGGACAAACAGTGGATGGACCGGGTCATCGACATGGTCGGCCTGTCCGGGCGGTTGGGCCACCGGCCCGCGCAGCTCTCCGGCGGCCAACAGCAGCGCGTGGCCGTGGCCCGCGCCCTGGCCTCCCGCCCCGAGATCATCTTCGGTGACGAGCCCACCGGCAACCTCGACTCGCGCTCGGGCGCCGAGGTCCTGGGCTTCCTGCGCAACTCGGTGCGCGAGCTCGGCCAGACCGTCGTGATGGTCACGCACGACCCGGTGGCCGCCTCCTACGCCGACCGGGTGATCTTCCTGGCGGACGGGCGCATCGTCGACGAGATGCTCGCGC
This portion of the Streptomyces changanensis genome encodes:
- a CDS encoding DUF4287 domain-containing protein, with the translated sequence MSHVFSAETHRNLLSRIPHCTGREVADWLRTVEEGPSLVRFEEKVSWLRSEHDLAYGHAKAIIHEYDLRRAARKLV
- a CDS encoding acetyl-CoA C-acetyltransferase — encoded protein: MPEAVIVSAARSPIGRAFKGSLKDLRPDDLTATIIQAALAKVPELDPRDIDDLMLGCGLPGGEQGYNLGRIVAVRMGMDHLPGCTLTRYCASSLQTTRMALHAIKAGEGDVFISAGVETVSRYVKGNSDSLPDTHNPVFDEAQARTASRAEHGGDEWHDPREDGLVPDAYIAMGQTAENLALLKGVSRQEMDEFGVRSQNLAEQAIKNGFWEREITPVTLPDGTVVSTDDGPRAGVTLEGVQGLKPVFRPDGRVTAANCCPLNDGAAALVVMSDTKARELGLTPLARVVSTGVSGLSPEIMGYGPVEASRRALKHAGLTIDDIDLVEINEAFAAQVIPSYRDLGIPLEKLNVNGGAIAVGHPFGMTGARITGTLINSLQFHDKQFGLETMCVGGGQGMAMVIERLS
- a CDS encoding cystathionine beta-synthase — translated: MQIHDSMISLVGNTPLVKLNSVTAGLQATVLAKVEYFNPGGSVKDRIALRMIEAAEKSGDLKPGGTIVEPTSGNTGVGLAIVAQQKGYKCIFVCPDKVSTDKINVLRAYGAEVVVCPTAVDPEHPDSYYNVSDRLVRETPGAWKPDQYSNPNNPRSHYETTGPELWEQTEGRITHFVTGVGTGGTISGTGRYLKEASGGRVKVVGADPEGSVYSGGSGRPYLVEGVGEDFWPSAYDSTVTDEIVAVSDKDSFQMTRRLAKEEGLLVGGSCGMAVVAALRVAEGLGPDDVVVVLLPDSGRGYLSKIFNDEWMADYGFLEDAGPSARVGDVLRHKEGDIPKLVHMHPEETVGEAIEVLREYGVSQMPIVKPGAGHPDVMAAEIVGSVVERELLEALFAQRASLNDPLEKHMSSPLPQVGSGEPVEDLMAVLGRADAAIVLVEGKPTGVVSRQDLLAFLAREGK
- a CDS encoding ABC transporter ATP-binding protein, encoding MIPSPTTAHRATTAVAARATDLSKVYGQGETRVVALDRVTVEFPQGEYTAIMGPSGSGKSTLMHCVAGLDSFTSGSARIGETELGSLKDKQLTQLRRDKIGFIFQAFNLLPTLTALENITLPMDIAGRKPDKQWMDRVIDMVGLSGRLGHRPAQLSGGQQQRVAVARALASRPEIIFGDEPTGNLDSRSGAEVLGFLRNSVRELGQTVVMVTHDPVAASYADRVIFLADGRIVDEMLAPTADGVLDRMKEFDTKGRTS
- a CDS encoding Bax inhibitor-1/YccA family protein, encoding MRSSNPVFSRRGFSRDNGYAGFNAQQQAGGPAAGTNPYATNPYATDPYAQPGVQAGMPQQAPARSGVMTIDDVVSRTAITLGTVFVTAALAWFLLPVDPANLNKSYGIGIGAALVAFVLAMVQAFKRKASPALILGYAAFEGVFLGVISSAVTTYVAAGAVPQAVLGTMSVFAGVLIAYKKRWIRVNRRFYGFVMAAAIGFVLLMAVNALFAVFGGGDGLGFRSGGLGIVFGIIGIVLGACFLALDFKQVEDGVAYGAPREESWLAAFGLTMTLVWIYLEFLRLVSIFSGDD